The Halopseudomonas sabulinigri genome window below encodes:
- a CDS encoding tetratricopeptide repeat protein, with the protein MPSSPATESIPLLRPWAFGLSCAVVALVLALSYQHKDAFLPNGKKPDAVSVSYAELLLAADPGNDELRAQLVEMLINLGRFYDALTHLKAWEGGDPLTKRYYNLLLDGNVAIVRQDKADMALARQQLEALDYSALGIKQQRALATLALELGEPLIAARLFDSLAQRLPAERKPMLMRAARWSMAGNAPAEAALVYQSLVKQVQTPKEKLFFIRKAHDAWLAAGQPGQAASYTLQALREYPDVEPSDSWLQQAVGYAVGAMRYDLAEQLVAYWLAREPDNLAALRADFNLQLSRGDTAGAWESGQTLLAYEPATGPMLKQMALLAQWHGEPEAALHYWSSYLAQEDDPAVRETAWRLALQLFDYDQGIELLAGTAATRRLTDEELELLIYAQESRGTPELAERWLRDYLRDAGQQRLAWVKLLQVLEHTLQPQAAVQTWDNFARGHRLSVAERVSWAEVLWDTYQPERAWQVLDIGIPDELNPDYWRLRAALAWELERDAELASIYQTMQQKGVQLTQSEEGQLIELYRQSDPQRAMALAYASWQRSGDARRLIDAIQLAEYLQEWDQLAAMVGEAEEAGMGAQLPVLLARGLLAERSGETDKAERIYLQALADNPTDLVLRERLLWLYVDGRNLKQLQRFVAPWERSAAGVPSLWLALGAANQMLERNERALRWYQRYTVARPDDLLGLAAYADALDGADRTAAAQRLRAHVIKHPQFAAVAATPQGYQTWLRLMMSARSHLQAKNRALAWQDGSASMLQLWFEALLDHLDITNQEAQKDAWLAWGRAHNLRIDNYDQVQEALRTYNRDTLGDLLLEDRIDPAQRVETLARLGGESRALGDALSELGDEQPLAVRQQLWRQALEMTEQHPQGVQVGWAQDDFGGLELEGPRLSAARYLGDNWYWRLDAQQARYHASQLDTGAMGAETTAALRVERNFANGYLALTLDGSQRQDDDRNGFGIARQWLLGRDQVVAGLDWQRESRETGLMRAVGQQDAVWLNVSQSFSARDQLNWALEHRQYESRSGLSIGAGEFASVEFSQVQFFSGPTWILRSGLEVQNNRLDSTNLSSLLSSNGGVVNQGDLTTEELLPERVGRFYVGSQLRRGFPGALNRTRGQYTWLLDTAAGWDWVEQGMTYSVNAGVGIEVLGDDELSFTTGYQSAPLGGDGESGGNVNISYSSRFGR; encoded by the coding sequence ATGCCATCCTCGCCTGCAACTGAGTCCATACCACTACTGCGCCCCTGGGCCTTTGGCCTGAGCTGCGCGGTGGTCGCCCTGGTTCTGGCGCTGAGCTATCAGCACAAGGACGCCTTCTTGCCGAATGGCAAAAAGCCAGACGCGGTTTCGGTCAGCTATGCGGAGCTGCTGCTGGCTGCCGACCCGGGCAACGACGAATTACGCGCCCAACTGGTCGAGATGTTGATCAATCTGGGGCGCTTCTACGATGCCCTGACCCATCTCAAGGCCTGGGAAGGCGGCGACCCGCTGACCAAGCGTTATTACAATTTACTGCTGGACGGCAATGTCGCCATCGTGCGTCAGGACAAGGCTGACATGGCACTCGCCCGCCAGCAGCTGGAGGCACTGGATTACAGCGCCCTGGGCATCAAGCAGCAGCGCGCGCTGGCCACCCTGGCACTGGAATTGGGTGAGCCGCTGATCGCTGCGCGGCTGTTTGATAGTCTGGCCCAGCGCCTGCCGGCAGAACGCAAACCCATGCTGATGCGCGCGGCGCGCTGGAGTATGGCCGGCAACGCCCCCGCCGAGGCGGCGCTGGTTTATCAGAGCCTGGTCAAACAGGTGCAAACGCCGAAGGAAAAGCTGTTCTTTATTCGCAAGGCACACGACGCCTGGTTGGCCGCTGGTCAGCCAGGGCAAGCCGCCAGCTATACCCTGCAGGCGCTGCGCGAATATCCGGATGTCGAGCCCAGCGACAGTTGGCTGCAACAGGCTGTGGGCTATGCCGTTGGCGCGATGCGCTACGACCTGGCCGAGCAATTGGTCGCGTACTGGCTAGCCCGTGAGCCGGATAATCTGGCCGCTCTGCGCGCCGACTTCAATCTGCAGCTGAGCCGAGGTGATACCGCCGGAGCCTGGGAAAGCGGCCAGACGTTGCTCGCCTACGAACCGGCCACGGGACCCATGCTCAAACAGATGGCGCTGCTGGCCCAGTGGCACGGCGAGCCGGAGGCGGCGCTGCATTACTGGTCGAGCTACCTAGCACAGGAAGACGATCCGGCGGTGCGTGAGACGGCTTGGCGGCTCGCGCTGCAGCTGTTCGATTACGATCAGGGTATCGAGTTGCTGGCCGGCACAGCGGCCACCCGCCGGCTCACCGACGAAGAACTGGAACTGTTGATCTACGCCCAGGAATCGCGTGGCACGCCTGAGCTAGCCGAACGCTGGTTGCGTGACTACCTGCGCGATGCCGGCCAGCAGCGGCTGGCCTGGGTCAAGCTGCTGCAGGTTCTGGAACACACCCTGCAGCCACAGGCTGCAGTACAAACCTGGGACAACTTTGCCCGCGGCCACCGGCTTAGCGTAGCCGAGCGGGTCAGTTGGGCCGAGGTGCTTTGGGATACCTACCAGCCCGAACGCGCCTGGCAGGTACTGGATATCGGCATACCCGATGAGCTCAATCCGGACTATTGGCGGCTGCGTGCCGCGCTGGCCTGGGAACTGGAGCGCGACGCTGAGCTGGCTTCGATCTATCAGACGATGCAGCAAAAAGGCGTGCAGCTGACCCAGAGCGAAGAAGGGCAACTGATCGAGCTGTATCGTCAGAGCGATCCGCAACGGGCGATGGCATTGGCGTATGCCAGTTGGCAGCGCTCGGGTGATGCCCGGCGGCTGATTGACGCGATTCAGCTGGCTGAATACCTGCAGGAGTGGGATCAGCTCGCGGCCATGGTCGGCGAAGCCGAGGAGGCCGGCATGGGCGCACAACTGCCGGTCTTGCTGGCCCGGGGTTTGCTGGCCGAGCGCAGCGGCGAGACTGATAAGGCCGAGCGCATTTATCTGCAGGCGTTGGCAGACAACCCCACAGACCTGGTGCTGCGCGAGCGGCTGCTGTGGTTGTATGTCGATGGTCGCAACCTGAAACAGCTGCAACGCTTTGTTGCCCCCTGGGAGAGGTCGGCCGCTGGGGTGCCGTCGCTCTGGCTGGCATTGGGCGCGGCTAACCAGATGCTCGAGCGCAACGAGCGCGCGCTGCGCTGGTATCAGCGTTACACCGTGGCGCGTCCGGATGATCTGCTTGGCCTGGCGGCGTACGCCGATGCACTGGATGGCGCCGACCGCACCGCCGCAGCCCAGCGCCTGCGAGCCCACGTGATCAAGCATCCGCAGTTTGCCGCCGTGGCGGCGACGCCGCAGGGCTATCAGACCTGGTTGCGGCTGATGATGTCTGCACGTAGCCACCTGCAGGCAAAAAACCGCGCGCTGGCCTGGCAGGATGGTTCCGCGTCCATGCTGCAACTCTGGTTTGAGGCGCTGCTTGACCATCTGGATATAACCAACCAGGAAGCGCAGAAAGACGCCTGGCTGGCCTGGGGGCGAGCGCATAACCTGCGTATCGACAACTACGATCAGGTCCAGGAAGCGCTGCGTACCTATAACCGCGACACCCTTGGCGACCTGCTGCTGGAGGACCGAATCGATCCGGCGCAGCGTGTGGAAACCCTGGCTCGTCTGGGCGGCGAGTCGCGTGCTCTGGGCGATGCCTTGTCCGAGCTCGGCGACGAGCAGCCGCTGGCCGTCCGCCAGCAGCTCTGGCGACAGGCGCTGGAAATGACCGAGCAGCACCCGCAGGGCGTGCAGGTGGGCTGGGCACAGGATGACTTCGGCGGGCTGGAGTTGGAAGGGCCACGGCTGAGCGCGGCCCGCTACCTGGGCGATAACTGGTACTGGCGGTTGGACGCCCAGCAGGCGCGCTACCACGCCTCGCAGCTGGACACCGGCGCCATGGGGGCGGAAACCACGGCAGCGCTGCGTGTGGAGCGCAACTTCGCCAACGGTTATCTCGCCCTCACCCTGGACGGCAGCCAACGTCAGGACGACGACCGCAACGGCTTCGGGATTGCGCGCCAATGGTTGCTGGGCCGCGATCAGGTGGTGGCCGGACTCGATTGGCAACGGGAAAGCCGCGAGACCGGGCTGATGCGCGCTGTCGGTCAGCAGGATGCAGTTTGGCTCAACGTGAGCCAGAGCTTCAGCGCGCGCGACCAGCTTAACTGGGCACTTGAGCACCGCCAGTATGAATCGCGTTCGGGCCTGAGTATCGGCGCGGGTGAGTTTGCCAGCGTCGAGTTCAGCCAGGTGCAGTTTTTCAGCGGTCCCACCTGGATTCTGCGCAGTGGCCTGGAAGTGCAGAACAACCGCCTCGACTCGACCAACCTGTCATCGCTGCTGAGCAGTAATGGTGGCGTGGTCAACCAGGGCGACTTGACGACCGAAGAGCTGCTGCCCGAGCGGGTTGGCCGCTTCTACGTGGGCAGCCAGTTGCGCCGCGGCTTCCCGGGGGCACTAAACCGTACGCGCGGACAGTACACCTGGCTGCTGGATACCGCAGCAGGTTGGGACTGGGTGGAGCAGGGCATGACCTATTCGGTTAACGCCGGGGTAGGTATCGAGGTTCTGGGCGATGACGAGCTGTCCTTTACCACCGGTTATCAATCGGCGCCGCTGGGTGGCGATGGTGAGTCTGGCGGCAATGTAAATATTTCCTACAGTTCCCGGTTTGGGCGCTGA
- a CDS encoding PelD GGDEF domain-containing protein has protein sequence MLSHSPHKDYVLARPVRSSLAWLETPLITGLLLALCFWAAPEDPLFLTGFPWPILAPLLLGVRYGFFQALISSAIIIGAVFVLRSSGLSGYAELPASYIIGMLVSSMVVGEFRDLWDRRLQRLQMANEYRQYRLDEFTRAYQVLRISHDRLEQRVAASEQSLRSSLLLLRKRAQQLSEKGALLAPMAESILAVLAQYGSFNAAAIYAVTGEGQLQGKPLAVMGEMGTLDGNDLLVQLCLEKGDVVSVREALIEKGKDASLSSLQACVPLIDADDNLLAVVAVRSMPFFAFNERTFSLLALLGGHVADLLQSDQQALQLESLDAQHFSQHLKRARIDAAQHELPGSLMFIELTEFNEPLLKALQDSQRGLDLQLQLHNNRGHVGVMVLLPLTDAQGVRGYEKRLQYLLGERFGQGVDLQSLNARVHYHDLDPKGQSAGLRDFLYIECGLNDQQMAI, from the coding sequence ATGTTAAGCCACTCCCCACACAAGGACTACGTGCTGGCGCGACCGGTCAGGAGTTCATTGGCCTGGCTTGAGACGCCGCTGATCACGGGGTTGTTGCTGGCGCTGTGCTTCTGGGCTGCGCCGGAAGATCCCCTGTTTCTCACTGGCTTCCCCTGGCCGATCCTCGCGCCGCTGCTGCTGGGTGTGCGCTACGGGTTCTTTCAGGCGCTGATCAGTTCGGCGATCATCATCGGCGCGGTGTTTGTGCTGCGTAGCAGCGGCCTATCGGGTTACGCCGAGCTGCCAGCGTCGTACATCATCGGCATGCTGGTGAGCAGCATGGTGGTCGGGGAGTTTCGTGATTTGTGGGATCGCCGGCTGCAACGGCTGCAGATGGCCAACGAATATCGGCAGTACCGGCTGGATGAGTTTACTCGGGCCTATCAGGTGCTGCGTATCTCGCACGACCGCTTGGAGCAACGCGTTGCGGCCAGCGAACAGAGCCTGCGCAGCTCGTTGCTGCTGTTGCGCAAGCGAGCGCAGCAGCTGAGTGAAAAAGGCGCGCTGTTGGCGCCCATGGCCGAATCGATTCTGGCAGTGCTCGCGCAGTACGGCTCCTTCAATGCGGCGGCAATTTACGCCGTCACTGGCGAGGGGCAGCTGCAGGGTAAGCCGCTGGCGGTGATGGGCGAGATGGGCACACTGGATGGCAATGACCTGCTGGTTCAGCTGTGCCTGGAAAAAGGCGACGTGGTGAGTGTGCGCGAAGCATTGATCGAGAAGGGCAAGGACGCCAGTCTGTCCAGCTTGCAGGCCTGCGTGCCCTTGATCGACGCCGACGACAACCTGCTCGCCGTGGTGGCAGTCAGAAGCATGCCGTTCTTTGCCTTCAACGAGCGTACCTTCAGTTTGCTTGCCTTGCTCGGCGGTCACGTGGCGGACCTGTTGCAAAGCGACCAGCAAGCGCTGCAACTCGAGAGCCTGGATGCGCAGCACTTCTCTCAGCATCTCAAGCGCGCACGCATCGACGCCGCGCAACACGAGCTGCCGGGCAGCCTGATGTTTATCGAGCTGACAGAGTTCAACGAGCCATTGCTCAAGGCATTGCAGGACAGCCAGCGGGGTCTGGATCTGCAGTTGCAGCTGCACAACAACCGTGGCCATGTCGGCGTCATGGTGCTGTTGCCGTTGACCGATGCTCAGGGTGTGCGCGGTTATGAGAAGCGCTTGCAGTATCTGCTGGGCGAGCGTTTTGGTCAGGGCGTCGACTTGCAAAGTCTCAACGCCCGTGTGCATTACCACGATCTCGACCCCAAGGGGCAGTCTGCCGGGCTGCGTGACTTCTTGTACATAGAGTGTGGGTTGAATGATCAGCAAATGGCTATTTAG
- a CDS encoding transporter — translation MISKWLFSVALAFEFGSWASLTLNPTPAQGLLLYVLPHAIACALLSAALWLLLPTRFKFPLPWPPLLMFSMAFFIPVVGAVGLVCGLFAGLYLQRAEDEAGWQATGVPPLPYKPTERGQSPLFHDGGLQDVLQLASDPEQRLAALMATRRMPVNESAPILKVALRDPEDDVRLLAYSMLDQQETRINQRIETLLDSLRDAEKAERQPLHAGLARWYWELAYLGLAQGGVLEHVLGQAAQHVQAALGLQPTADLELLAGRIDMERNQLDLAQQHFMRAQSLGMGSEKLVPYLAELAFLRRDYAVVGQQLERLPQSMRKRPPFAEAARYWI, via the coding sequence ATGATCAGCAAATGGCTATTTAGTGTCGCGCTGGCCTTTGAGTTTGGCAGCTGGGCCAGCCTGACCCTCAATCCGACGCCGGCACAGGGGCTGTTGCTCTACGTGTTGCCGCACGCCATTGCCTGTGCCTTGCTGAGCGCGGCGCTATGGTTGCTGCTGCCAACGCGTTTCAAATTTCCGCTGCCCTGGCCGCCACTGCTGATGTTCAGTATGGCGTTCTTCATTCCCGTGGTGGGCGCGGTTGGCCTGGTGTGTGGCCTGTTTGCCGGGCTTTACTTGCAGCGCGCTGAAGATGAAGCCGGCTGGCAGGCTACCGGCGTACCTCCGCTGCCCTACAAGCCGACCGAGCGTGGCCAGTCGCCGCTGTTCCATGACGGCGGGCTGCAGGATGTACTGCAGCTGGCGTCTGACCCTGAGCAGCGGCTTGCCGCGCTCATGGCGACCCGGCGTATGCCGGTGAACGAGTCTGCCCCCATCCTCAAGGTCGCCCTGCGCGACCCCGAGGATGATGTTCGGCTGCTTGCCTATTCCATGCTCGACCAGCAGGAAACCCGCATCAACCAGCGCATCGAGACGCTGCTCGACAGTCTGCGGGATGCCGAGAAGGCCGAGCGCCAACCGCTGCACGCCGGGCTGGCGCGGTGGTATTGGGAGCTGGCCTATTTGGGCCTGGCTCAGGGCGGTGTGCTTGAGCATGTCCTTGGCCAGGCGGCGCAGCATGTGCAGGCGGCACTTGGCCTACAGCCCACCGCCGACCTGGAGCTGCTGGCCGGGCGCATTGATATGGAGCGCAATCAGCTGGATCTGGCTCAACAACACTTCATGCGTGCACAAAGTCTGGGGATGGGCAGTGAGAAGCTGGTTCCCTACCTGGCCGAGTTGGCGTTCTTGCGGCGCGACTACGCGGTGGTGGGTCAGCAACTCGAGCGGCTGCCGCAAAGTATGCGCAAGCGGCCGCCCTTCGCCGAAGCGGCGAGGTACTGGATATGA
- a CDS encoding ABC transporter permease produces MNLYGVRAIYQAEMARMLRTTLQSIASPVISTSLYFIVFGAAIGSRMTEVDGVSYGAFIIPGLIMLMLLNESISNASFGIYMPKFTGTIYEVLSAPVSPLEIVVGYVGAAATKSVLLGLLVLLTARLFVDYQIQHPVWMLGFLLLTAVTFSLFGFVIGVWADGFEKLQIIPLMIVTPLAFLGGSFYSISMLSPFWQTVTLFNPVVYLISGFRWSFYGAADVHISVSLGMTLVFLSICLTLVWWIFRTGYKLKP; encoded by the coding sequence ATGAACCTGTACGGTGTCAGAGCCATTTATCAGGCAGAGATGGCGCGTATGCTGCGCACTACCCTGCAAAGTATCGCCTCGCCGGTCATTTCCACCTCGCTGTATTTCATCGTCTTCGGCGCTGCAATTGGCAGCCGCATGACCGAGGTCGACGGAGTCAGCTATGGCGCTTTCATCATTCCCGGCCTGATCATGCTGATGCTGCTGAATGAAAGTATCTCCAACGCTTCGTTCGGCATCTACATGCCCAAGTTCACCGGCACCATCTATGAGGTGCTCTCGGCGCCGGTCTCGCCGTTGGAGATCGTGGTGGGCTACGTGGGCGCGGCCGCGACCAAATCAGTCTTGCTTGGTCTGCTGGTGCTGCTCACCGCGCGGCTGTTTGTTGACTACCAGATTCAACACCCGGTGTGGATGCTGGGTTTTCTGCTGCTGACCGCGGTAACCTTCAGTCTGTTTGGCTTTGTCATTGGCGTGTGGGCTGACGGCTTTGAAAAGCTGCAGATCATTCCACTGATGATAGTGACGCCGCTGGCGTTTCTCGGCGGTAGCTTCTACTCCATCAGCATGTTGTCGCCGTTTTGGCAGACGGTGACGCTGTTCAACCCGGTGGTGTATCTGATCAGTGGATTCCGATGGAGCTTTTATGGCGCGGCAGATGTACACATCAGTGTAAGCCTGGGCATGACTCTGGTGTTCTTGAGCATCTGCCTGACGTTGGTCTGGTGGATATTCCGTACTGGCTACAAGCTCAAGCCTTGA
- a CDS encoding bifunctional glycoside hydrolase 114/ polysaccharide deacetylase family protein — protein MRRMFGNNRVYYLALVQILFFSLIGQVAAAPASVGFWYAQNPPTPELAQYDWVVLEPANAAQADVDFLRAQGSLPFAYLSVGEIDQGDVAANAVDGAARVGARNQAWQSELTDLSSAAWQDYLLRRAGEYQAAGYAGLFLDTLDSFTLLEGERHTEQQAALVAVIQRIHREYPALKLFFNRGFEVLPELYALADAVAVESFYAGWDQASKSYRPVPREDRLWLEQQVTPLREHNIPIVAIEYAEPAQREAMRQIARKAASHGYIPFVSTPGLDSIGIGSVEVQPRRIALVYDPREGELPNNPGHVYLGGLLEYLGYRVDYLPADDTLPLTRFDELYAGVVFWMTSGAPAASNRFSRFLAARLDEGVPLAFFGGLPIEDHLLSRLQLRNAQQQIESVQISNYDAAFMGSFEGKLTARTRGLQAIQRLDDNGTALLTLTDNLQRQLTPAAIMPWGGYALSPYLLEEGASHRRWILQPLAFLQRALRLPPMPRLDATTENGRRIATVHIDGDGFASRAEISGTPLSPKVVLEAFIQPNDYLTSVSVIEGEVGAKGMYPWLTDTLEPLARRIFADPKVEPATHTFSHPFYWEPEKAQRREGFQADYGLNLKLPNYPKMDLRREILGSRDYIESRLLPPGKKVRLIFWSGGALPGAEAIAMAYEGGMANVNGAETFLTKADPSLTGVYPLLRPTAGGLQIYAPIINENLYTNLWNGPFYGFSRVIDTFELTDSPRRLRALNLYYHFYSGTKLASIGAMNDIYRYMDQQQPLSLWMGDYLRRVRGLYEGSAARTLDGRWQLRALQGMRTVRLDPALGWPDLQRSQGVAGVRDLPQGRYVHLSADSAVLATRVSRDPAPALEQANLPLTAWRYQSDKRVQFSFSGEFPLQLAVRYAGHCQINYQGKEFKPQRRGELLEFRLAQHEVSDAILACN, from the coding sequence ATGCGCAGGATGTTTGGCAACAATCGGGTGTATTACCTTGCACTTGTCCAGATTCTGTTTTTCAGCCTGATCGGTCAGGTGGCGGCCGCGCCTGCCAGCGTGGGGTTCTGGTATGCGCAAAACCCACCTACGCCGGAGCTGGCGCAGTATGACTGGGTGGTGCTGGAGCCTGCCAACGCGGCGCAGGCTGATGTCGACTTTCTCCGCGCGCAGGGCAGCCTGCCATTTGCTTACCTGTCGGTCGGTGAAATCGATCAGGGTGATGTTGCCGCCAACGCGGTAGACGGCGCAGCGCGCGTCGGTGCGCGTAATCAAGCTTGGCAAAGCGAATTGACGGACCTGTCCAGTGCTGCCTGGCAAGACTATCTGTTACGCCGCGCAGGTGAGTATCAGGCGGCGGGTTATGCCGGACTGTTCCTCGATACGCTGGACAGCTTCACGCTGCTCGAGGGTGAGCGTCATACCGAGCAGCAGGCGGCTCTGGTTGCCGTCATCCAACGCATTCACCGCGAGTACCCCGCGCTCAAACTATTCTTCAATCGTGGCTTTGAAGTGCTGCCGGAGTTGTATGCACTGGCCGATGCAGTCGCTGTAGAGTCCTTTTATGCCGGCTGGGATCAGGCCAGCAAATCCTATCGCCCGGTGCCGCGGGAAGACCGCCTGTGGCTGGAGCAGCAGGTTACACCGCTGCGCGAGCACAACATCCCCATCGTGGCAATCGAGTATGCGGAACCGGCGCAACGTGAAGCCATGCGGCAAATCGCACGCAAGGCCGCGTCTCACGGCTACATTCCCTTTGTCTCCACCCCGGGCCTGGATTCGATCGGGATTGGTAGTGTCGAGGTACAACCACGGCGCATTGCCCTGGTATATGACCCCCGCGAAGGGGAACTGCCGAATAACCCCGGCCATGTTTATCTGGGCGGGCTGTTGGAGTACCTCGGCTACCGTGTGGACTATCTGCCGGCAGACGATACCTTGCCGCTCACGCGCTTCGACGAGCTCTACGCCGGTGTAGTGTTCTGGATGACCAGCGGCGCTCCGGCAGCGAGTAACCGATTCAGCCGGTTTCTCGCCGCACGCCTTGATGAGGGCGTGCCGCTGGCCTTCTTTGGGGGCCTGCCGATAGAGGATCATCTGCTCTCGCGTCTGCAGCTGCGCAATGCCCAGCAGCAGATCGAATCGGTGCAGATCAGCAACTATGACGCGGCGTTCATGGGGTCCTTTGAGGGCAAGCTCACGGCCAGAACCCGAGGTCTGCAGGCGATCCAGCGTCTGGACGACAACGGCACAGCGCTGCTGACGCTTACCGACAACCTGCAGCGCCAGCTCACGCCGGCGGCGATCATGCCCTGGGGTGGCTATGCGCTGTCGCCCTACCTGCTGGAAGAGGGCGCCTCGCATCGCCGCTGGATATTGCAGCCGCTGGCGTTTCTGCAGCGGGCGTTGAGGCTGCCGCCGATGCCGCGGCTGGACGCCACCACAGAAAACGGGCGACGCATCGCGACGGTACATATCGACGGCGACGGCTTTGCCTCGCGTGCAGAAATCAGCGGGACGCCGCTGTCGCCCAAGGTCGTGCTGGAAGCCTTTATCCAGCCCAATGACTATTTGACATCCGTCTCCGTCATTGAAGGCGAGGTGGGCGCCAAAGGTATGTATCCTTGGCTTACCGATACGCTGGAGCCGTTGGCGCGGCGGATTTTCGCTGACCCCAAGGTCGAGCCCGCTACCCACACCTTCAGTCACCCTTTTTACTGGGAGCCGGAAAAGGCTCAGCGGCGTGAAGGTTTTCAGGCGGATTATGGTCTGAACCTGAAGTTGCCGAATTATCCAAAAATGGATCTCCGACGGGAGATTCTCGGCTCACGCGATTACATTGAAAGCCGTCTGCTGCCACCGGGCAAGAAAGTGCGGCTGATTTTCTGGAGCGGTGGCGCGCTGCCGGGAGCCGAAGCCATTGCCATGGCCTACGAGGGCGGTATGGCCAACGTCAACGGGGCGGAGACCTTTTTGACCAAGGCCGACCCCTCGCTTACTGGTGTTTATCCGTTGTTGAGACCCACCGCCGGGGGCTTGCAGATTTACGCGCCTATCATCAATGAGAACCTCTACACCAACCTGTGGAACGGCCCGTTCTACGGCTTCTCCCGGGTCATAGATACCTTTGAATTGACCGATTCGCCGCGCCGGTTGCGGGCGCTGAACCTGTATTACCATTTCTATTCCGGCACCAAGCTCGCCTCCATCGGTGCCATGAATGACATCTACCGCTACATGGATCAGCAGCAGCCGTTATCGCTGTGGATGGGTGACTACCTGCGTCGTGTGCGAGGCCTGTATGAAGGCAGCGCTGCGCGTACGCTGGATGGCCGCTGGCAGCTGCGTGCGCTGCAAGGCATGCGTACCGTGCGTCTGGATCCGGCGCTGGGCTGGCCAGACCTGCAGCGCTCGCAAGGGGTTGCCGGTGTACGCGACCTGCCACAGGGGCGTTACGTTCACCTGAGCGCTGACAGCGCCGTGCTGGCAACCCGTGTAAGCCGTGATCCGGCGCCCGCGCTGGAGCAGGCCAATCTGCCGTTGACCGCCTGGCGTTACCAGTCTGACAAGCGCGTGCAGTTCTCCTTCAGTGGCGAGTTCCCGTTACAGCTTGCTGTTCGTTATGCCGGTCATTGCCAAATCAACTACCAGGGCAAGGAGTTCAAGCCGCAGCGCCGTGGCGAGCTGCTTGAATTCCGCCTTGCGCAACACGAGGTAAGCGATGCCATCCTCGCCTGCAACTGA
- a CDS encoding penicillin-binding protein activator LpoB, producing MRIFRCVTLAATLAFAGCSTFSGNQSPSFPAQAKWGMLPVVNYSQTPQAGERTEQILLSVLTEQGVQPLVYPYVENQDLILLDDRKRYEAALDWAKGQSLDYVVTGSIEEWQYKNGLDGEPAVGISLKVLNPATGQVLWSNSGARAGWSRESLAGSAQKVLATMLDDLRIE from the coding sequence ATGCGTATTTTCCGTTGTGTGACCCTGGCTGCGACGCTCGCATTTGCTGGCTGCAGCACCTTTTCCGGTAATCAGAGCCCGTCATTTCCGGCCCAGGCCAAGTGGGGCATGCTGCCGGTGGTGAACTACTCGCAGACGCCGCAGGCGGGCGAGCGCACCGAGCAGATTTTGCTCAGTGTGCTGACCGAGCAGGGCGTTCAGCCGCTGGTATATCCCTATGTGGAGAATCAGGACCTGATTCTGCTGGATGACCGTAAGCGCTATGAAGCAGCGCTGGACTGGGCCAAGGGCCAGTCACTGGATTATGTGGTGACCGGCAGCATTGAGGAATGGCAGTACAAGAACGGTCTGGACGGTGAGCCGGCGGTGGGGATCAGCCTCAAGGTGCTGAATCCGGCTACTGGCCAGGTGCTTTGGAGCAACAGCGGTGCGCGCGCTGGCTGGTCACGTGAAAGCCTGGCCGGCTCGGCACAGAAAGTATTGGCAACCATGCTCGACGACCTGCGGATCGAATAA